The proteins below are encoded in one region of Helianthus annuus cultivar XRQ/B chromosome 2, HanXRQr2.0-SUNRISE, whole genome shotgun sequence:
- the LOC110915320 gene encoding cytochrome P450 81Q32: MAETHIFFISILLLASFIYLFKFLKHQNGKNLPPSPPSIPIIGHLHLMNGHIHRVLQNLSSKYGPVMALRFGFRPVLIISSPSAAEECFTKNDIVLANRPLLVTGKYLDYDHSTVGVAPYGQLWRDLRRVMTLELFSTARLKSYLGVREDEVRSLIKNLYKDCFQDFAKVEMRSRIQALSFNVVMKVVADKQFYGTGMEDNEEAAKFKDVMRDVFEIIGTPNPGDFFPFLRWIDFQGFEKRLKKLQDKTDSFSQNLIEEIRAKRSSSSSEKGNDKTFIDALLTLQESQPDYYTDNIIKGNISTLLQAGTDTSSVTIEWAMALLLNHPNVLERARAELDNYIGQERLVQETDLTNLPYIQCIISETLRLFPSAPLLVPHESSQDCIIGGFHVTRGTMVFVNAWAIHRDPIVWNDPLSFKPERFETGGNEGYRFIPFGMGRRQCPGSGLANRVVGLALASLIQCFEWERVGEELVDLSEGKGLTMPKDEPLEAMCRARQKMSHLVKDL, translated from the exons ATGGCTGAAACTCATATTTTCTTCATTTCTATTTTATTATTGGCTTCTTTCATTTATCTTTTCAAATTCCTTAAACATCAAAACGGAAAAAATCTACCACCAAGTCCACCTTCTATCCCAATAATTGGTCATCTTCACCTGATGAATGGACATATTCATAGAGTGTTACAAAATCTTTCTTCCAAGTATGGTCCTGTAATGGCTCTACGGTTTGGCTTTCGCCCAGTGCTCATAATATCCTCACCATCAGCAGCCGAAGAATGCTTCACCAAAAACGACATCGTTTTAGCCAATAGACCACTTCTTGTAACCGGCAAGTATTTAGACTATGACCACTCCACAGTTGGTGTTGCACCGTATGGTCAACTCTGGAGAGACCTTCGTCGCGTTATGACCCTTGAACTTTTCTCAACAGCCCGACTTAAATCTTACTTGGGTGTCCGAGAAGATGAAGTTAGATCATTAATCAAGAATCTTTATAAAGATTGTTTTCAAGATTTTGCAAAAGTAGAGATGAGGTCAAGAATTCAAGCTTTATCGTTCAACGTTGTCATGAAAGTAGTTGCTGATAAACAGTTCTATGGGACAGGCATGGAGGACAATGAGGAGGCTGCTAAATTTAAGGATGTGATGAGggatgtttttgaaatcattgGGACACCAAATCCTGGAGATTTCTTTCCATTTCTAAGATGGATTGATTTTCAAGGTTTCGAGAAGAGGTTAAAAAAACTGCAAGATAAAACTGATAGCTTTTCGCAGAATCTGATCGAAGAAATTCGAGCTAAACGGAGTAGCTCTTCATCCGAAAAAGGAAACGACAAGACATTTATCGATGCTTTGCTTACTTTGCAGGAATCGCAGCCTGATTACTACACTGACAATATAATCAAAGGCAATATCTCG ACATTACTACAAGCGGGAACCGACACTTCATCAGTGACAATAGAGTGGGCTATGGCGCTTCTACTGAATCATCCTAATGTATTAGAGAGAGCTAGAGCAGAGCTTGATAATTATATCGGACAAGAACGTTTGGTTCAAGAGACGGATCTTACCAATCTTCCGTACATCCAATGCATCATCAGTGAAACACTAAGACTATTCCCTTCAGCGCCATTATTGGTGCCACACGAGTCGTCACAAGATTGCATCATTGGAGGGTTTCATGTGACCCGTGGCACAATGGTGTTCGTGAATGCATGGGCAATCCATAGGGATCCAATTGTTTGGAATGATCCGTTAAGTTTTAAGCCAGAGAGGTTTGAGACAGGAGGAAATGAGGGGTATCGTTTTATTCCGTTCGGAATGGGTCGTCGACAATGTCCCGGGTCAGGTCTTGCAAACCGAGTTGTCGGTTTAGCTTTGGCGTCTTTGATCCAATGCTTTGAATGGGAAAGGGTTGGTGAAGAGTTGGTGGATTTGTCGGAAGGAAAAGGTCTAACCATGCCTAAAGATGAGCCGTTGGAGGCAATGTGTAGAGCACGACAAAAAATGAGTCATCTTGTTAAGGATCTATGA